TATCATATACAACAGCTCTTTCACTAAAGTTGCAATCGATGAATTTTTTCGAGACATGGATTAAGCATTTCCAAGGTGCGAGGTCAAGGTTACGACGGGGAAAGCAATATGCAAGGTGAGTATAATGGTTTGAAAACATTTATCTTGAATGAAAATATTAGTGCATACTCTGTTCATTCTTTTGCTCATCAATTTCAGCTAGCAGTTGTGGCCGTGGCAAAGAAACATActtatgttgaagacttatttctACTAGTCACTAATATAGTGACTGTTGTTGGAGGGTCAGCGAAACGTCCAGATATGATTCGGGAAAAACAAGTCATTTTAGTTTATGAGGCAATTGATAGAGGTGAAATCTCTACAGGCCAAGGTTTAATTCAAGAAACCAACCTTAAACGAGCTGGTGATACTCGTTGGAGTTCCCACCAGAATACTCTAATCAGTATGACTAATATGTTTGTGGTTGTAGTTGACGTCCTGGATACATTGGCACATGATTCAGACAAAAAATTTGAAGCAAGAGTTCTCCGAGATTCAATTCACACATacaattttgtttttatcttacacttgatgaaaaatataatgggTATCATGGCAGATTTGTCGCAAGCTCTGCACAGAAAAGATCAAGATATTGTGAATGAATGCCATGAAACTGGTTACCATATGCAAGCAACGATTGCAGAAGATGGATGTGAATCTTTATTGCTacaagtttctttttttttgcgaGAAACACGAAATTGAAGTTCTTAACATGGAAGACATGTTCTGTTTTCCGGGAAAATCGTAACTCTTAGCTCCACATATcactaatttgtatcattatcaTGTCGAGTTATTTTATGAAGTAATAAACATGCAACTCCTGGAGATAAATTATCGTTTTTCAGAATCGTCTACCGAGTTACTTCTTTGTGTGGCATACTTGATCCCTATCGAATCGTTTTCTGCTTTCGATAAGCAAAAGCTTGTCCGCCTTGCTCAATTATATCCAAGTGACTTCTCTGTTGTTGAACTGGGGATTATTGAAGATCAACTTGAAACCTATATAATGGACATGAGATCAAATGGTGAGTTTTTGGGCTTGAAAAGTATTGATGATCTTGCTAAAAGAAtggttaagaaaaaaaaagatcaagtGTACTCATTGGTTTATTTGCTTTTGACGTTAGCGTTGCTCTTACCAGTTGCTACAACTACAGTAGAAAGAGTATTTTCCGGTATGAAAATTGTGAAGACTCGGCTACGCAATCGAATGGCAGATGAGTGTATGAATGATAATTTGCTTTGTTATATTGAAAAAGATGTTTTTGATGCTATTGATAACAAGGTTATCATACGACGGTTCCATAGAATTAAAAATCGCCGCGGACAGTTACCAAATATGTTAATTTAATAAAGAGattattaataaaagaaaaataaaatagtgatttttttataaagttcctcTACCAACAAAAAGTTCTGGATCCGCCACTGAACCCTAAGGGTACATCTAGTTAAACATTCCCCGAGCCTTGTTGTAGCTTCTCTGCATCTAATCTTCTCAGATTCAGTGAACTCCATAC
This DNA window, taken from Papaver somniferum cultivar HN1 chromosome 3, ASM357369v1, whole genome shotgun sequence, encodes the following:
- the LOC113360616 gene encoding zinc finger MYM-type protein 1-like, which translates into the protein MTIERPKNENPFVGEGFRYWKNKKALHDHAGGINSPHNKDRKSCEDLLDLNQPITTIFHKHKDQTRNQYQKRLEASINYARFHLLQGLSFHGHDESEESKNRGNFIELLKWLGDINEEMKAVILYNALGNEKMIAPDIEKDISNAFSFEIISSIIKEIGDGLFSLLVDESCDISSKEKMAIVLRYVKDGCVIEHFVGIKHVSYTTALSLKLQSMNFFETWIKHFQGARSRLRRGKQYASAYSVHSFAHQFQLAVVAVAKKHTYVEDLFLLVTNIVTVVGGSAKRPDMIREKQVILVYEAIDRGEISTGQGLIQETNLKRAGDTRWSSHQNTLISMTNMFVVVVDVLDTLAHDSDKKFEARVLRDSIHTYNFVFILHLMKNIMGIMADLSQALHRKDQDIVNECHETGYHMQATIAEDGCESLLLQVSFFLRETRN